The proteins below come from a single Streptomyces sp. SCSIO 75703 genomic window:
- a CDS encoding PhzF family phenazine biosynthesis protein: protein MRDYLVVDAFARTPLEGNPVAVFFDCADLDTRTMQAIAREMNLSESTFVLPPEGSGDARIRIFTPVNELPFAGHPLLGTAVALGVTRKRNRLTVETAMGSVPCDLDGTRDDGPVAVRMRQPVPTWEPYRHAGELLRALGVESSTTPVEIYRNGPRHVFVGLPCVDALSALHPDHKALSRFPDMAANCFAGEGASWRARMFSPAYGVVEDAATGSAAGPLAIHLARHGHAKYGQDIEIRQGVEMGRPSLMTATAEGTDDHVETVHVTGHGVVTAHGTLRV, encoded by the coding sequence ATGCGTGACTACCTCGTCGTCGACGCCTTCGCGCGCACACCGCTCGAGGGCAATCCCGTTGCCGTCTTCTTCGACTGCGCCGACCTCGACACGAGGACGATGCAGGCCATCGCCCGCGAGATGAACCTCTCCGAGAGCACCTTCGTGCTGCCGCCGGAGGGGTCCGGCGACGCGCGGATCCGGATCTTCACCCCGGTCAACGAACTGCCCTTCGCCGGCCACCCCCTGCTCGGCACCGCGGTCGCCCTCGGGGTGACGCGCAAGCGGAACCGGCTCACCGTCGAGACGGCCATGGGGAGCGTCCCCTGCGACCTCGACGGCACCCGCGACGACGGTCCCGTGGCGGTGCGGATGCGCCAGCCCGTGCCCACCTGGGAGCCGTACCGGCACGCCGGCGAACTCCTGCGGGCGCTCGGTGTGGAGTCCTCGACGACTCCCGTGGAGATCTACCGCAACGGACCGCGCCACGTCTTCGTGGGCCTGCCCTGCGTGGACGCGTTGTCCGCCCTGCACCCGGACCACAAGGCGCTCTCCCGGTTCCCCGACATGGCCGCCAACTGCTTCGCGGGAGAGGGCGCCTCCTGGCGCGCCCGCATGTTCTCCCCGGCCTACGGCGTGGTGGAGGACGCGGCCACCGGGTCGGCCGCGGGCCCCCTGGCGATCCACCTGGCGCGGCACGGCCACGCGAAGTACGGCCAGGACATCGAGATCCGGCAGGGCGTCGAGATGGGCCGGCCCTCACTGATGACCGCCACCGCCGAGGGCACGGACGACCACGTGGAGACGGTGCACGTCACCGGCCACGGCGTCGTCACCGCCCACGGCACCCTCCGGGTCTAG